The following coding sequences are from one Anabas testudineus chromosome 16, fAnaTes1.2, whole genome shotgun sequence window:
- the rorc gene encoding nuclear receptor ROR-alpha A isoform X1 encodes MMRAQIEVIPCKICGDKSSGVHYGVITCEGCKGFFRRSQLPTVSYSCSRQSNCQIDRASRNRCQHCRLQKCLAQGMSRDAVKFGRMSKRQRDSLIAEVEKHRQQQQQQQQQQQLQGDTQSLLSFPTKARQDHSPQLLQPTTSPYPFTGEAELLSYAADVHPYLVCSPNETQVSGMIYRGSSVSPTSRSHGRGDSSGHPDIRGFDSRQPSHELMAIHPYNSLEDPYTIYPHSLRNIDELCASIVRSHRETSQYRVEELQALRWKLFCREEIQAYQSKSVDEMWQHCAIRLTDAVQYVVEFAKHIPGFRMLSQNDQIALLKTGSMEVVLVRMSRFFNTENNTVFFDGKFAGAEVFKSLACGDLIIAVFDFAHGMCALKLTEQQIALFSALVLINADRPCLEDRSRVQRVQRSVELGLTHILHRDNQDSLIRKLYQRMAVLRSLSGLHMEKLRWFCQRYPLTAHSLFPPLYKELFASEAEVVPGTTH; translated from the exons ATGATGCGAG CCCAGATTGAAGTTATCCCATGCAAGATCTGCGGTGATAAGTCCTCTGGAGTGCATTATGGAGTCATCACTTGTGAGGGCTGCAAG GGTTTTTTCCGGCGCAGCCAGCTGCCCACTGTGTCCTATTCCTGCTCTAGGCAGAGTAACTGTCAGATCGACCGGGCCAGCCGCAACCGCTGCCAACACTGCCGTCTGCAGAAGTGCTTGGCACAGGGCATGAGCAGAGATG CGGTGAAGTTTGGGCGGATGTCCAAACGTCAGCGTGATTCTCTGATTGCTGAAGTGGAGAAGCaccgacagcagcagcagcagcagcaacagcagcagcagcttcagggAGACACCCAGTCTCTGTTGTCCTTCCCCACCAAAGCCCGCCAAGACCACTCCCCCCAGCTCCTCCAGCCCACGACCTCACCCTACCCCTTCACTGGGGAGGCTGAGCTACTGTCCTACGCCGCTGATGTTCATCCTTACCTTGTGTGCTCCCCAAATGAAACACAGGTATCAGGGATGATCTACCGAGGCTCCAGTGTTTCTCCCACATCTCGATCCCATGGGAGGGGCGACAGCAGTGGACACCCTGACATAAGAG GATTCGATTCCAGACAGCCATCTCACGAGCTGATGGCCATTCATCCCTACAACTCTCTGGAAGATCCTTACACCATCTATCCTCACTCTCTGCGAAATATAG atgagcTGTGTGCCAGCATTGTGCGTTCCCACAGAGAGACCAGCCAGTACAGAGTAGAGGAGCTGCAGGCTCTCCGATGGAAACTGTTCTGCAGAGAGGAGATCCAAGCCTACCAGAGCAAA tcaGTGGATGAGATGTGGCAGCACTGTGCCATTCGACTAACTGATGCCGTGCAGTATGTGGTGGAGTTCGCAAAACACATCCCAGGTTTTCGTATGCTCAGCCAGAATGACCAGATTGCCCTCCTCAAGACAG GCTCCATGGAGGTGGTTTTGGTCAGGATGAGCCGGTtctttaacacagaaaacaacactgtcTTCTTTGATGGGAAATTTGCTGGAGCGGAGGTCTTTAAGTCTTTGG CATGTGGTGATTTAATCATAGCAGTGTTTGATTTTGCCCATGGTATGTGTGCTCTAAAGCTCACCGAGCAGCAGATTGCTCTCTTCAGTGCTCTGGTGCTGATCAATGCAG ACCGTCCATGTCTGGAGGATAGAAGCAGGGTTCAGCGAGTGCAAAGAAGCGTGGAATTAGGACTGACACACATTCTACATCGAGATAACCAAGACAGTCTAATACGCAAG CTGTACCAGAGGATGGCAGTGTTGCGTTCGCTGTCTGGCCTACACATGGAGAAGCTCCGCTGGTTCTGTCAACGTTACCCACTCACGGCTCACTCTCTGTTCCCTCCACTCTACAAGGAGCTCTTTGCCTCTGAGGCGGAAGTGGTGCCGGGGACCACACACTGA
- the rorc gene encoding nuclear receptor ROR-alpha A isoform X2 translates to MFSNACVGPGAKTTNRELSVCACRATQCFDRRVMDYEEPDVPSADTPIKRGGAVSKKTHLTQIEVIPCKICGDKSSGVHYGVITCEGCKGFFRRSQLPTVSYSCSRQSNCQIDRASRNRCQHCRLQKCLAQGMSRDAVKFGRMSKRQRDSLIAEVEKHRQQQQQQQQQQQLQGDTQSLLSFPTKARQDHSPQLLQPTTSPYPFTGEAELLSYAADVHPYLVCSPNETQVSGMIYRGSSVSPTSRSHGRGDSSGHPDIRGFDSRQPSHELMAIHPYNSLEDPYTIYPHSLRNIDELCASIVRSHRETSQYRVEELQALRWKLFCREEIQAYQSKSVDEMWQHCAIRLTDAVQYVVEFAKHIPGFRMLSQNDQIALLKTGSMEVVLVRMSRFFNTENNTVFFDGKFAGAEVFKSLACGDLIIAVFDFAHGMCALKLTEQQIALFSALVLINADRPCLEDRSRVQRVQRSVELGLTHILHRDNQDSLIRKLYQRMAVLRSLSGLHMEKLRWFCQRYPLTAHSLFPPLYKELFASEAEVVPGTTH, encoded by the exons ATGTTTTCAAATGCCTGCGTCGGCCCGGGCGCTAAAACAACCAACAG agaactgagcgtgtgtgcgtgcagggCCACCCAGTGTTTTGACAGGAGAGTTATGGACTATGAAGAGCCTGACGTGCCCTCCGCTGACACCCCCATAAAAAGAG GAGGAGCTGTGTCCAAGAAGACTCATTTGA CCCAGATTGAAGTTATCCCATGCAAGATCTGCGGTGATAAGTCCTCTGGAGTGCATTATGGAGTCATCACTTGTGAGGGCTGCAAG GGTTTTTTCCGGCGCAGCCAGCTGCCCACTGTGTCCTATTCCTGCTCTAGGCAGAGTAACTGTCAGATCGACCGGGCCAGCCGCAACCGCTGCCAACACTGCCGTCTGCAGAAGTGCTTGGCACAGGGCATGAGCAGAGATG CGGTGAAGTTTGGGCGGATGTCCAAACGTCAGCGTGATTCTCTGATTGCTGAAGTGGAGAAGCaccgacagcagcagcagcagcagcaacagcagcagcagcttcagggAGACACCCAGTCTCTGTTGTCCTTCCCCACCAAAGCCCGCCAAGACCACTCCCCCCAGCTCCTCCAGCCCACGACCTCACCCTACCCCTTCACTGGGGAGGCTGAGCTACTGTCCTACGCCGCTGATGTTCATCCTTACCTTGTGTGCTCCCCAAATGAAACACAGGTATCAGGGATGATCTACCGAGGCTCCAGTGTTTCTCCCACATCTCGATCCCATGGGAGGGGCGACAGCAGTGGACACCCTGACATAAGAG GATTCGATTCCAGACAGCCATCTCACGAGCTGATGGCCATTCATCCCTACAACTCTCTGGAAGATCCTTACACCATCTATCCTCACTCTCTGCGAAATATAG atgagcTGTGTGCCAGCATTGTGCGTTCCCACAGAGAGACCAGCCAGTACAGAGTAGAGGAGCTGCAGGCTCTCCGATGGAAACTGTTCTGCAGAGAGGAGATCCAAGCCTACCAGAGCAAA tcaGTGGATGAGATGTGGCAGCACTGTGCCATTCGACTAACTGATGCCGTGCAGTATGTGGTGGAGTTCGCAAAACACATCCCAGGTTTTCGTATGCTCAGCCAGAATGACCAGATTGCCCTCCTCAAGACAG GCTCCATGGAGGTGGTTTTGGTCAGGATGAGCCGGTtctttaacacagaaaacaacactgtcTTCTTTGATGGGAAATTTGCTGGAGCGGAGGTCTTTAAGTCTTTGG CATGTGGTGATTTAATCATAGCAGTGTTTGATTTTGCCCATGGTATGTGTGCTCTAAAGCTCACCGAGCAGCAGATTGCTCTCTTCAGTGCTCTGGTGCTGATCAATGCAG ACCGTCCATGTCTGGAGGATAGAAGCAGGGTTCAGCGAGTGCAAAGAAGCGTGGAATTAGGACTGACACACATTCTACATCGAGATAACCAAGACAGTCTAATACGCAAG CTGTACCAGAGGATGGCAGTGTTGCGTTCGCTGTCTGGCCTACACATGGAGAAGCTCCGCTGGTTCTGTCAACGTTACCCACTCACGGCTCACTCTCTGTTCCCTCCACTCTACAAGGAGCTCTTTGCCTCTGAGGCGGAAGTGGTGCCGGGGACCACACACTGA